From Sneathiella sp. P13V-1, one genomic window encodes:
- a CDS encoding oxygenase MpaB family protein — MNFVRQRIEKEIFNHTGITLKGVSYDMPKGDPGLFGPDSACWQVHRDFTSMLSGGFSALLLQMLHPLALAGVWDHSNFRDDMLGRLKRTAQFVAATTFGNTEDANTLIAKVRAIHEKVEGLAPDGRPYSAMDPELLSWVHVAESYSFLNARQLFFTPKLSPADQDRYFKEYAHVARELGAENVPTSVKEIEEYLQKKIPELVYDDRTAEVFQILSRPNVGNELQRFYARQAMAAAYYLLPDFAKDLYPDVSLHRQMRGIKSLKTIAPMLRWSVRNGAYARALRRLGREP; from the coding sequence ATTAATTTTGTCAGACAGCGGATTGAAAAGGAAATCTTCAATCACACCGGCATTACCCTGAAAGGGGTGAGCTATGACATGCCCAAAGGTGATCCGGGACTTTTTGGCCCGGACAGTGCCTGCTGGCAGGTTCATCGGGATTTCACCTCTATGCTGTCCGGCGGGTTTTCTGCATTGCTGCTGCAAATGCTGCATCCGCTTGCCCTTGCGGGTGTCTGGGACCATTCCAACTTTCGCGACGATATGCTTGGACGCCTAAAACGTACCGCCCAATTTGTTGCTGCCACCACCTTTGGCAACACAGAAGATGCCAATACCCTTATTGCCAAAGTGCGGGCAATCCACGAAAAAGTCGAAGGGCTTGCGCCCGATGGCCGCCCTTACAGCGCGATGGATCCCGAATTATTATCCTGGGTGCATGTGGCTGAATCTTATAGTTTCTTAAATGCCCGACAGCTTTTCTTCACGCCCAAACTCTCCCCGGCTGATCAGGATCGGTATTTTAAAGAATATGCCCATGTGGCACGAGAATTGGGCGCAGAAAATGTTCCGACAAGCGTTAAGGAAATTGAAGAGTATTTGCAGAAGAAAATCCCGGAACTGGTTTATGACGACAGAACCGCAGAGGTTTTCCAAATACTGTCGCGCCCCAATGTGGGAAACGAACTTCAACGATTTTATGCACGGCAAGCCATGGCTGCGGCTTATTATCTGCTCCCCGATTTTGCGAAAGATCTATATCCTGATGTTAGTCTTCACCGCCAAATGCGCGGTATCAAATCACTGAAGACAATTGCCCCCATGTTAAGATGGTCGGTTAGAAATGGTGCCTACGCCCGCGCCCTCAGACGCCTTGGCAGAGAACCTTAA
- a CDS encoding VWA domain-containing protein, producing MRRRRETEGFNLSFLDIMACGLGAAVLILILLKLQPEEDPIDIDALIKELGARQEQKAALDKEALGQEKKLSELKSELAKLLQNNQELAKELQDISQTNDDIKKEVDEVKERIINKPPLKKDDVVQSDEGGEEEYLMGLKVEGRRIAFLIDTSASMTDERLVDIIGRKTGSDTEKQKGPKWQRTKRIVKWLANRIPKGSEAYFLGFSEKVNPIGPSDWFKGADTSSVQQVFDEMDQIVPSGGTNLEGALDAAKKLSGRPTNYYVVTDGLPTKGTSNFKSLNPFAKCSALFGKSSTISGNCRSRLFVHTVKKAGFTRRTPLNVVLLPLEGDPEAAPLMWAWTYSTGGLMISPAVSWP from the coding sequence ATGCGTCGTCGCCGCGAAACAGAAGGTTTTAACCTCTCTTTTCTGGACATCATGGCCTGCGGTCTTGGTGCAGCGGTTCTTATTCTCATTCTTCTAAAATTGCAGCCTGAGGAAGACCCCATCGATATCGACGCACTGATTAAGGAATTGGGCGCAAGGCAGGAACAAAAAGCGGCGCTGGATAAGGAAGCCTTGGGCCAAGAAAAGAAACTTTCCGAGCTAAAATCTGAACTTGCGAAATTGTTGCAGAACAATCAGGAACTTGCCAAGGAACTGCAAGACATATCCCAGACCAATGACGACATCAAAAAGGAAGTAGATGAAGTCAAAGAAAGGATCATCAATAAACCGCCCCTGAAGAAGGATGACGTCGTTCAATCAGATGAAGGCGGTGAAGAAGAGTACCTTATGGGATTGAAGGTTGAAGGTCGCCGAATAGCCTTTTTGATTGATACAAGCGCCTCCATGACGGATGAAAGACTGGTTGATATTATTGGGCGCAAAACTGGCAGTGATACAGAAAAGCAGAAGGGCCCAAAATGGCAGCGGACAAAACGCATTGTCAAATGGCTAGCCAACCGCATTCCCAAAGGATCAGAAGCCTATTTCTTGGGCTTTAGTGAGAAGGTAAACCCGATCGGGCCATCCGATTGGTTTAAGGGCGCTGATACATCATCAGTTCAGCAAGTCTTTGACGAAATGGATCAGATTGTGCCAAGCGGCGGCACCAATCTAGAAGGGGCGCTGGATGCTGCAAAAAAATTATCTGGCCGGCCAACAAACTACTATGTGGTGACAGATGGGTTGCCGACGAAAGGAACTTCCAATTTCAAGAGCCTGAACCCTTTTGCAAAATGTTCCGCTCTTTTCGGTAAATCGAGCACCATATCGGGAAATTGTCGATCACGGCTTTTCGTCCACACGGTTAAGAAGGCAGGTTTCACAAGGCGAACGCCTTTAAATGTGGTCTTGCTGCCCTTGGAGGGAGATCCGGAAGCGGCCCCTTTAATGTGGGCGTGGACCTATTCCACAGGGGGGCTCATGATTAGCCCTGCGGTGAGTTGGCCATGA